AGACGCCAAGGCTGCTGGAGCCAAAGTCATCGACCTCACCGGCCTGCACCTCTATCCCGGCCTCATTGCTCCCGCCACTTCATTGGGCCTCACGGAGATCAACGCCGTCCGCGCCACGCAAGACACCACGGAAGTCGGCGCTTTCACGCCCGATGTGAAAGCTTGGCTCGCCGTGAATCCTGATTCCGAGCTGCTCCCCGTCGCCCGTGCCAATGGCATCACGCACTTCGGCGTCGCGCCGATTGGCGGCACGGTGGCGGGTTACTCCGGCGTCATGCAGATGACCGGCTGGACCATCGAGACGATGACCATCCGCGCTCCCGCCGCCTTGCACCTCTACTGGCCAGAGATGGGCTTGAACGTGAAGCCCAAGGAATTCACTGCCGACCGCAGCAAATGGAAATCACCCGAAGATCAGGCCAAAGAACGCGATAAAAAGCTGAAAGCCATTGATGACTTCTTCGATGACGCGGAAGCCTATCGCAAAGCCCGCTCACTCGCGGATAAATCCAAAGCTCCCCTGCCCGTCCCTGCTTGGGAAGCCATGCTGCCGATGCTGGAAGGCAAAGCACCCATCTTCATCCATGCCGATGAAACGCGCCAGATCAAGGCCGCGCTCGCCTGGGCGGAGAAACGCAAATACCCCATCGTCATCGAAGGCGCTCGTGATGCGTGGAAAGTCGCTGATGTGCTGGCGAAACAAAAAGTCCCCGTCATCTACGACCGCCTGAACGACCAACCGCCTACGGACACGGATACTTACGAAGTGCAGTTTAAAGCCCCTGCTGTGCTGCAAAAAGCGGGCGTGAAAGTCCTCTTCAATGAAGGCATGGGCGCAGGCAATGCAACCTTCGCCCGCAATCTCCCACACACTGCTGGAACCGCCATCGCTCATGGCCTGCCGGAGATTGAAGCCCTAAAAGGCATCACCCTTTACCCCGCACAAATACTAGGCGTAGCAGACAAGCTCGGCTCTATCGAAGTCGGCAAAGAAGCCTCCCTCATCGCCACCGCTGGCCCCATCCTCGATATCCGCTCCACCGTGAAACACATGTGGATTAAAGGCGAAGAAATGAGTCTGGAAAGCCGCCACACGAAGCTCTACGAGAAGTATAAGAGCCGTCCGAAAGAGAATTAGAGCGGAGGCTTACGAAGAACCAGCCAGAATATAAGTGCCAGCTTCCATTCTACGACTATCCTAGTCCCAAGTATGATCGATTGGGTTGGAGCCACGCTGGTTGCTTTGTGCCTCTTGCTGGGAGTCGTTTCTCCATCACTGGGTTTTCTAGCTTTTGCGATGCTGATGCTGGCCGGAAAGGTGCTGGCAGCATTCACTTCGAAAATAAGAGTGAAAAGAAAGATCATCCCCCGAATACCAAAACCAGACTGCAAAGTGGGCCTCGGGAACTCTCACAAAGTTTAAATAGTCAAATCTCCACGATTCAAAACGATCCGAGGACACAACTTTGAACTTTGAACTTTGAACTTTGAACTTTAGCCTCCCGCCCGATGGGTCCATTGCTCGCTCAGCTTAAAATCGCCGTCGGTTATCTCGCCAAGCGCCTGCCCGCGCTGGCGGTGTTCCTGGCTGTCATCATCGGGTTCCAGTGGCAGGAGGAGGCGTATCGCAGCGAGTTCGGCGCGGAGCCGGATGAGGCGGCGCATTACGTCACGGGCCTGATGGTGCGGGATTACATCGCCGCCGGTTGCCCAGGCAATCCGCTGAAGTTCGCGAACAAGTTCTACGAGCATTATCCCAAGGTGGCGCTGGGGCATTGGCCGCCGGTCTTCTACGCCGCGCAAGCCGCGTGGACGCTGCCCTTCGGCGCGAGTCGCGAATCCATCCTGGTCTTCATGGCGGTGCTGACGGCGTTGCTGGCGTGGACCTCGTATCTGGTGCTGGAGCGGCTGCTGGATGCGAGATGGGCGTGGTTCGGCGGGCTCCTGCTCCTGTTACTGCCGCAGATCCATCAATACGGCGGGCTGATCATGATGGAGATCCCGATGTCTCTGCTCACGCTGTGGGGTGCGCTGGCGTATGCGCGCTATCTGGAGAACGGCGCGTGGCAGGCCTCGCTGGCCTACGGCTTAATCGCCTCCGCGACGATCCTCACGAAATACGCCGGGCTCGCGCTGGCCTTCGTGCCGCTGGTGGGTTTGGTGCTGTGCGCGCGTTGGGCATGGCTGAAACGGTTCTCGTTCTGGCTGCCCGCCGGAGCGGTGGTGGTGCTGTGCGTGCCGTGGATTGCCCTGACCCTTAAGATGGCGAGCGACGGCATGGCGGAGGAGAAGCTATCGCTGGGGTTCATCCTGAAGGCGGCCCCTTACTTCATCGGCAAGATCGAGGCGACGATGGGCATCGCCCTGCTGGCGTTCGCGCTGGTGGGATTGATCGCGAGCTGGGCCATGAAGCCACTGCAACGTCCCGTGCTCGCCTCCTTGATCGGCTTGATGACGGGCACTTACCTGCTCTACCTGCTGGTGCCTGCGGGGCTTGAGGCGCGTCACATGACGCCCATCCTCGCCCCCGCGATCATCTTCGCCCTGCTGGGCATGAAGACGATCTCCGAGCTGCTCGTGCAGAAGGGCATGGCGGGCACGACGGCTTGCGCGCTGACCGTCGCAGTAGGCGTCGCCGGATTCGCCATCGAGACGTTCCGACTGAAACCGAAGGGTTATCGCGGTTACGAAGCCATCGCGCAAAAACTTCAAGCGGAAGCGCCGGAGCCGAAGACCATCGTGCTCGTGTCCTCCGATGCGCGTGGTGAAGGCATGTTCGTATCCGAGGTCGCCCTCGGCGAGAAACGCCTCGACACCATCGCGAAACGCGCGAGCAAGCTGCTGGCGAAGAGCGGTTGGGCGGGCGGCAGTTACGAGGCGAAAGCCAAGAGCGCGGAGGAGACGTTCGATATCTTGGAGAAAGAGGGCGTTCAATTCCTCATCATCGACCGCACCATCCCCGCCCGCTTGAAGGCCAAGCACCATGAGCTTCTCGAGAACGCCGTGGCCGCCGCCGGTGACAAATGGAAGCTGGTGGGCAAATACCCCATCACGCGGGCGGATGAAGTTGTGCCGGAGGGATTGGAGATTTACCGGCTCAAATAGGACTGGCACCACCCTGTCCGTTTCCCTACAGTCCCTGCGATTTTGAATACGAAAGAAGCCATTCTGCACGCGACGAAGAACGACGACCTGGCCCCCTGCGCCAGCGTCGTGATGCCCGTCTACAATGAAGAGGCCACCGTGGCGGAGGTCATCCGCGTGGTGCTCGAGCAAAAGCCCGTGCAGGAATTGGTGGTTGTGGATGATTGCTCCAAGGACGGCACCTATGCCGTGCTGCAAAAGCTCGCCGCCGAGAATCCGCGCATCCAGCTCTATCATCACGAAGTGAACCAGGGCAAAGGCGCCGCGCTCCGCACCGCCATCAGCAAAGCCACCTGCCCCATCGTGCTGATCCAGGACGCCGATCTCGAATACGATCCCACGGAGTATTACCTGCTCTTGCGCCCGATTCTCGCTGACCGCGCGGACATCGTTTACGGCTCACGCTTCCTCGGTTCGGGTTCGCACCGCGTGCTCTACTACTGGCACTCCATCGGCAACAAGATCCTCACCACGCTGTCCAACATGTTCACGAACCTGAACCTGACGGACATGGAGACGTGCTACAAAGTCTTCCGCCGCGAGATCATCCAGAAAGTGAAGATCGAGGAGAACCGCTTCGGCTTCGAACCCGAGATCACCGCAAAGATCGCCAAGCTCGATACCCGCATCTACGAGGTCGCCATCTCCTACTACGGCCGCACTTACGCCGAAGGCAAAAAGATCGGCTGGAAAGACGGTGTCAGCGCCCTCCGCTGCATCTTGAAGTACAATCTCTTCAACTGATCATGTCGAGTCGCCCCAATGAATTCGCGCTGACGAACAACTTCGAGTTCGAAGCCCTGAAGCAGGCGGAGAATTACCGCAAACGCCTCCTCATCGAATTCGGCCCGCATCTGCAAGGTGACGTCATCGAGGTCGGCGCGGGCATCGGCCAGATCACCACCATGGTGAAAGCATTGCCCGCCGTGAAATCCGTCCTCGGCATCGAGCCCGACCCCGATTTTTGCGCCATGTTCAAGGCGACCGTGCCGGACATCCCGCTAATCCGCGGTACCGTCAGCGCCTTGAACGAAGGTTCTCAATGGGATGGCGTCGTGTGCATCAATGTGCTCGAACACATTCAGGATGACGTCGATGAATTGAAGCGTTACGCCAAACTCCTTAGCCAACGCAATGGTCGCCTCTGCCTCTTCGTCCCTGCGCGACCTGAGATCTACGCGCCCATTGACAAAGACTTCGGCCACTTCCGCCGTTACAAGAAGCACGAACTTCAGCAGAAGCTCACGGAAGCCGGATTCGACATCATCCGCCTGCAATACTTCAACGTCACCGGCTACTTTGCTTGGTGGTTGAACTTCTGCGTGTTGAAGAAACGCCAGTTCGAAGTTGGCTCCGTCCGCATGTTCGACCGCATCATCTTCCCCGTCACCAGCACCGTAGAAAGCTGGCTCCCCGCCCCCCCCTTCGGCCAAAGTTTGTTAGCCGTCGCCGAAGCCAAGTAACCGCAGTGATTTCATGTCATTGAGCAGACGCCCTCGCCCACCGTAGTGGGACAGGCGCCACCGCCTGTCCAGCCTCCCCAACCTTTTCCCTTCGCTACCTCCGCGTCCTTCTGTTTAAACCTCTCTGTCTAAAGTCATCTTCCCTTCGCCATCTCAATCGTTCGCGTCAGATACTCCTCAAACTGATCCGTCACCGATCCCCAACTAAACTTCTCACACACCAGCTTCCGCGCATTACCACCGATTCGCGCCCTCTCCTCCGGTGACTTCAACAACGCGATCACCGCATCCGCAAACGCGTTCGGTTCATCCTCCAACCGGATATCCTGCTTGTCCGTGATATCCAATCCCTCCGCCCCCACCCG
This genomic stretch from Verrucomicrobiia bacterium harbors:
- a CDS encoding amidohydrolase family protein; the protein is MKNFISLLVRRNTQPRAAGFQPALSARQTKHLAFIALAVFSAAISSAFAETLLLKNATVHTITGETLSPGNVVVTDGKITAVGKDAKAAGAKVIDLTGLHLYPGLIAPATSLGLTEINAVRATQDTTEVGAFTPDVKAWLAVNPDSELLPVARANGITHFGVAPIGGTVAGYSGVMQMTGWTIETMTIRAPAALHLYWPEMGLNVKPKEFTADRSKWKSPEDQAKERDKKLKAIDDFFDDAEAYRKARSLADKSKAPLPVPAWEAMLPMLEGKAPIFIHADETRQIKAALAWAEKRKYPIVIEGARDAWKVADVLAKQKVPVIYDRLNDQPPTDTDTYEVQFKAPAVLQKAGVKVLFNEGMGAGNATFARNLPHTAGTAIAHGLPEIEALKGITLYPAQILGVADKLGSIEVGKEASLIATAGPILDIRSTVKHMWIKGEEMSLESRHTKLYEKYKSRPKEN
- a CDS encoding glycosyltransferase family 39 protein; translated protein: MGPLLAQLKIAVGYLAKRLPALAVFLAVIIGFQWQEEAYRSEFGAEPDEAAHYVTGLMVRDYIAAGCPGNPLKFANKFYEHYPKVALGHWPPVFYAAQAAWTLPFGASRESILVFMAVLTALLAWTSYLVLERLLDARWAWFGGLLLLLLPQIHQYGGLIMMEIPMSLLTLWGALAYARYLENGAWQASLAYGLIASATILTKYAGLALAFVPLVGLVLCARWAWLKRFSFWLPAGAVVVLCVPWIALTLKMASDGMAEEKLSLGFILKAAPYFIGKIEATMGIALLAFALVGLIASWAMKPLQRPVLASLIGLMTGTYLLYLLVPAGLEARHMTPILAPAIIFALLGMKTISELLVQKGMAGTTACALTVAVGVAGFAIETFRLKPKGYRGYEAIAQKLQAEAPEPKTIVLVSSDARGEGMFVSEVALGEKRLDTIAKRASKLLAKSGWAGGSYEAKAKSAEETFDILEKEGVQFLIIDRTIPARLKAKHHELLENAVAAAGDKWKLVGKYPITRADEVVPEGLEIYRLK
- a CDS encoding glycosyltransferase family 2 protein — protein: MPVYNEEATVAEVIRVVLEQKPVQELVVVDDCSKDGTYAVLQKLAAENPRIQLYHHEVNQGKGAALRTAISKATCPIVLIQDADLEYDPTEYYLLLRPILADRADIVYGSRFLGSGSHRVLYYWHSIGNKILTTLSNMFTNLNLTDMETCYKVFRREIIQKVKIEENRFGFEPEITAKIAKLDTRIYEVAISYYGRTYAEGKKIGWKDGVSALRCILKYNLFN
- a CDS encoding class I SAM-dependent methyltransferase, which translates into the protein MSSRPNEFALTNNFEFEALKQAENYRKRLLIEFGPHLQGDVIEVGAGIGQITTMVKALPAVKSVLGIEPDPDFCAMFKATVPDIPLIRGTVSALNEGSQWDGVVCINVLEHIQDDVDELKRYAKLLSQRNGRLCLFVPARPEIYAPIDKDFGHFRRYKKHELQQKLTEAGFDIIRLQYFNVTGYFAWWLNFCVLKKRQFEVGSVRMFDRIIFPVTSTVESWLPAPPFGQSLLAVAEAK